Proteins from a single region of Ensifer adhaerens:
- a CDS encoding zinc-dependent alcohol dehydrogenase family protein produces the protein MRAALLETHGGPFRLAEIARPQPGPGEVLVRVHASGVNPLDIKIRAGAAAHARHPLPAILGIDLAGVIESVGPDVTAFRCGDEVYGMTGGVGGIQGSLAEYASVDARLLARKPANFGFREAAALPLVFITAWEGLVDRAGVRAEQKVLIQGGAGGVGHVAVQIAKAFGAEVYATASAEKKDMVEALGATAVDYRAETVEDYVSAHAGGEGFDIVYDTGGGAILDASFKAVRRFGHVVSCLGWGNHALASLSFRGGSYSGVFSLLPLLTGVGREHHGAILAEATRLIEGGKLVPALDPRSFSLGGVAAAHSAIEDRSARGKIVVDVPRYEAVPGEATDKPFANAC, from the coding sequence ATGCGGGCAGCCTTGCTCGAAACCCATGGCGGCCCGTTCAGGCTGGCTGAGATCGCGCGGCCGCAGCCCGGCCCCGGCGAAGTCCTGGTGCGGGTCCACGCAAGCGGCGTCAACCCGCTGGATATCAAGATCCGCGCTGGCGCGGCCGCGCACGCCAGGCATCCCCTGCCGGCCATTCTGGGGATAGATCTCGCCGGCGTGATCGAGTCCGTCGGCCCGGATGTAACGGCATTCCGCTGCGGCGACGAAGTCTACGGCATGACCGGAGGCGTCGGCGGCATCCAGGGATCGCTTGCCGAATACGCCTCAGTCGATGCACGTCTGCTGGCCCGCAAGCCGGCCAATTTCGGCTTCCGCGAGGCGGCGGCGCTCCCTCTCGTTTTCATCACCGCCTGGGAAGGGCTTGTCGATCGCGCCGGCGTTCGCGCCGAGCAAAAGGTGCTGATCCAGGGTGGCGCCGGCGGCGTCGGTCACGTCGCCGTGCAGATCGCCAAGGCCTTTGGAGCCGAGGTCTATGCCACTGCAAGTGCGGAGAAGAAGGACATGGTCGAAGCCCTCGGGGCGACTGCGGTCGACTATCGTGCCGAGACGGTCGAGGACTACGTCTCCGCCCATGCCGGCGGCGAGGGCTTCGACATCGTCTACGATACCGGCGGCGGAGCCATTCTCGATGCCTCCTTCAAGGCGGTCCGTCGCTTCGGCCATGTGGTCAGTTGCCTTGGCTGGGGAAACCACGCGCTGGCGTCCTTGTCGTTCCGCGGTGGTAGCTATTCCGGCGTCTTCTCGCTGCTGCCCCTTCTGACTGGCGTCGGACGGGAACACCACGGTGCCATCCTGGCGGAGGCAACGCGCTTGATCGAGGGAGGCAAGCTTGTGCCTGCGCTCGACCCCCGTTCTTTTTCCCTGGGTGGCGTGGCGGCGGCCCACAGTGCGATCGAGGACCGCAGCGCACGCGGCAAGATCGTCGTGGACGTCCCGCGCTACGAGGCGGTGCCGGGCGAAGCAACAGACAAGCCCTTCGCAAACGCGTGCTGA
- a CDS encoding DNA methyltransferase, with amino-acid sequence MSKIVDDLKSFQAYAALLDGDEKGEAQVFCDRLFKAFGHEGYKEAGATLEFRIKKKSSKGTSFADLIWKPRLLLEMKKRGEKLQLHYYQAFNYWLNAVPNRPRYVVLCNFDEFWIYDFDRQLDEPVDRITISELAVRYTALNFFFPEDRQPIFNNDREAVSRRAADQTAELFRSLVARPQKAIPRQEAQRFVLQLVVAMFAEDIDMLPAGTVTSIIRDCLEHGMSSYDLLGGLFRQMNDPKPAKGGRFVGVPYFNGGLFAEVEAIDLTPGEMALIGGEGGVATKDWSKVNPAIFGTLFQQSMDEKHRHQHGRHFTSEADILRVIGPCIVRPWQAKIDAAKNRQELLALRRELSEYRVLDPACGSGNFLYVAFRELARLDTRLMMRLKLMVNSKDFLNQAKLLSAVSPRQFFGMDNDPFGVELAKVTLMLAKKLALDEAVETFAEGEGEFQRGTKEFAFHNEEALPLDNLDNNLLLGDALFMEWPDAEVIVGNPPYQSKNKLQEELGPAYLHKLRERHPEVDGRADYCVYWYRLAHDHLKDGQHAGLVGTNTVRQNYSRHSGLDYIVGNGGTITEAVSSMIWPGKAVVHVSIANWVKGDAPGLKRLYIQEGNIISSGWRFADLDRIPSSLSFALDVTKAKPLLTNARGGCHQGQTHGHEGFLVAKEAAEALLKKKPAYSAVLKPFMISDDLMGEEGGKPSRYVIDFTGLELLEAKEFSELFSQVEKSVLPDRIKAAKKEAERNKELLDVNPNAKVNRHHEGFLKRWWQMSYARASMISEITELPRYIACGRVTKRPIFEFVSPSIRPNDALTVFSHADDYTFGILQSSIHWLWFVERCSTIKSDPRYTSNTVFDSFPWPQAPTARAIADVAAASLHLRNERRRLLAKHNITLRELYRSIELPGDHPLKVATAALDDAVRKAYGMARKQDPLQFLLDLNLGLAKHEAGGNAITAPGLPPFVKKPAQFVTADCIQP; translated from the coding sequence GTGTCTAAAATCGTCGACGATCTTAAATCCTTTCAGGCATATGCCGCTTTACTCGACGGGGACGAAAAGGGCGAGGCCCAAGTCTTCTGTGACAGACTATTCAAAGCGTTTGGGCATGAAGGATATAAAGAGGCAGGCGCTACCCTAGAGTTTCGGATTAAGAAAAAATCGAGCAAAGGTACAAGTTTTGCTGATTTGATCTGGAAGCCTCGGCTTCTCCTAGAAATGAAGAAGCGAGGAGAGAAGCTTCAACTTCATTATTATCAAGCGTTCAATTATTGGCTAAACGCCGTTCCGAACAGGCCGCGCTACGTGGTCCTTTGCAACTTTGATGAATTCTGGATTTATGACTTCGACCGTCAGCTCGACGAGCCAGTTGACCGAATTACGATCTCCGAACTTGCCGTCCGCTACACTGCCCTAAATTTCTTTTTCCCAGAAGACCGACAACCGATCTTCAACAACGACCGGGAGGCGGTATCTCGCCGGGCGGCTGACCAGACAGCGGAACTTTTCCGCAGCTTGGTAGCAAGACCTCAAAAGGCTATTCCCCGGCAAGAGGCGCAACGCTTCGTGCTGCAGCTCGTGGTTGCTATGTTCGCCGAAGACATTGACATGCTCCCGGCTGGGACAGTTACGTCGATCATTCGCGATTGCCTTGAGCACGGCATGTCCTCTTATGACCTGCTTGGCGGGCTTTTCCGCCAGATGAACGACCCCAAACCGGCGAAGGGTGGCCGGTTCGTTGGCGTTCCCTACTTCAACGGCGGGCTGTTCGCAGAAGTCGAGGCAATCGACCTTACGCCGGGCGAAATGGCGCTTATAGGCGGCGAGGGAGGCGTGGCAACAAAAGACTGGTCAAAGGTCAACCCCGCGATCTTCGGCACGCTCTTTCAGCAAAGCATGGACGAAAAGCACCGGCATCAGCATGGTCGCCACTTCACATCCGAGGCCGATATTTTGCGCGTCATTGGACCCTGCATCGTTCGCCCTTGGCAAGCAAAGATTGACGCCGCGAAAAACCGCCAAGAACTTTTGGCGCTGCGGCGGGAACTATCAGAGTATCGCGTTCTGGACCCGGCGTGCGGAAGCGGAAACTTTCTCTATGTGGCATTCCGCGAACTAGCACGCCTCGATACTCGGCTCATGATGCGCCTGAAGTTGATGGTCAATAGCAAAGATTTTCTGAACCAGGCGAAGTTGCTGAGTGCAGTCAGCCCACGTCAGTTCTTCGGAATGGACAATGACCCCTTTGGCGTCGAGCTTGCAAAAGTGACCCTCATGCTTGCCAAAAAGCTTGCGTTGGACGAGGCAGTGGAGACTTTCGCTGAAGGAGAAGGCGAGTTTCAGCGGGGAACTAAGGAATTCGCGTTCCACAACGAGGAGGCGCTGCCCCTCGACAATCTCGACAACAACCTCCTTCTCGGCGACGCGCTGTTCATGGAGTGGCCGGACGCCGAAGTGATCGTTGGAAACCCACCTTATCAGAGCAAGAACAAGCTCCAAGAGGAGCTTGGCCCTGCATACCTGCACAAGCTCAGAGAGCGCCACCCGGAGGTGGATGGTCGCGCGGACTATTGCGTCTACTGGTATCGTCTGGCGCACGATCACCTGAAGGACGGACAACACGCAGGACTGGTCGGGACGAACACCGTACGACAGAACTACAGCCGCCATAGCGGTCTCGATTATATCGTTGGGAACGGCGGAACGATCACCGAAGCTGTCTCAAGTATGATTTGGCCCGGCAAGGCAGTCGTTCATGTGTCCATCGCCAACTGGGTGAAAGGGGACGCTCCGGGGCTGAAACGGCTCTATATCCAAGAGGGGAACATCATTAGCTCCGGCTGGCGCTTTGCTGACCTCGACCGAATTCCCTCCTCGCTTTCATTCGCGCTCGATGTCACGAAGGCCAAACCGCTTCTCACCAACGCACGCGGCGGCTGCCACCAGGGCCAGACGCACGGCCACGAAGGTTTTTTGGTCGCCAAGGAAGCGGCAGAGGCGCTGCTGAAAAAGAAGCCTGCTTACTCGGCGGTCCTAAAGCCATTTATGATCTCCGACGACCTGATGGGCGAAGAAGGCGGAAAGCCATCCAGATATGTGATTGACTTCACGGGTCTTGAGCTACTGGAGGCGAAGGAGTTTTCAGAGCTATTTTCTCAGGTCGAGAAGAGCGTTCTTCCTGATCGCATCAAGGCTGCTAAGAAGGAGGCCGAGCGGAACAAAGAACTTCTGGACGTTAACCCCAATGCAAAGGTGAACCGCCACCACGAAGGCTTTCTAAAACGTTGGTGGCAAATGTCCTATGCCCGCGCCAGCATGATTTCAGAGATAACCGAACTTCCACGGTATATCGCCTGCGGGCGGGTCACGAAGCGCCCGATCTTCGAATTCGTCTCACCGAGCATTCGACCCAACGACGCTCTAACGGTATTTTCTCACGCGGACGACTACACGTTCGGAATTCTCCAATCGTCAATCCATTGGCTTTGGTTTGTGGAGCGATGCTCTACGATCAAAAGCGATCCCAGGTATACGTCCAACACGGTCTTCGATAGCTTTCCGTGGCCTCAAGCACCGACCGCCCGCGCAATCGCGGACGTGGCGGCGGCGAGCTTGCATCTGCGTAATGAACGTCGCCGCCTGCTCGCGAAGCATAACATCACGCTTCGCGAACTCTACAGGTCCATAGAACTGCCGGGCGATCACCCGCTAAAAGTTGCGACGGCAGCGTTGGACGACGCGGTGCGTAAGGCATACGGGATGGCGAGGAAGCAAGACCCGTTGCAGTTCCTACTCGATCTCAATCTCGGCTTGGCAAAGCATGAAGCTGGCGGCAACGCGATCACCGCCCCCGGTTTGCCGCCCTTCGTGAAGAAGCCCGCCCAATTTGTTACAGCAGACTGCATCCAACCTTAG
- a CDS encoding SIR2 family protein: MSKINRSDIFDKNLNFLIGSGASYGLLPTLAVRLKKKDAEESHTLETLATQFESSQALKTLIFSWYVKEVIKPASDFQIGAGSSLDATQKEVLDNYERFLKTVLALTAKKGEQNRANIFTTNYDGLIAHVSEQMLRQGHADFVLNDGGSGFIKRTMYTRNFNRFYRDQGVFDRHSKSVPQLNLLQLHGSVYWYKDDSENIEVSYDLARAKTRVSEVPCIESESFNALVNDESRSDDDISSLDINIAVDQIEAFWKKYEQLPIVNPTKWKFHETVFDEHYYQILRLLSYELEKPNSVFIVFGFSFADEHILNLVKRSLSNPTLKMFVCCFGDKEKASLLKKFEGFENVELIRVEGDLNFKAFNEEVLTLEPPSAEAQP; encoded by the coding sequence TTGTCCAAGATAAACCGCAGCGATATATTTGATAAAAATCTAAATTTTCTTATCGGGTCGGGTGCATCCTACGGTTTGTTGCCGACCTTAGCTGTTCGGCTCAAGAAAAAAGATGCCGAAGAATCTCATACTCTTGAAACCCTGGCTACCCAGTTTGAGAGTAGCCAGGCGTTAAAAACGCTCATTTTTTCTTGGTACGTGAAAGAGGTTATCAAGCCAGCCTCAGATTTCCAGATCGGTGCGGGTTCATCGCTCGACGCAACTCAAAAGGAAGTTCTGGACAATTACGAGCGCTTTCTCAAGACCGTGTTGGCGTTGACCGCTAAGAAAGGAGAACAGAATAGGGCCAACATTTTCACGACGAACTACGATGGTTTGATCGCGCATGTATCAGAACAGATGTTGCGGCAGGGCCACGCGGACTTCGTTCTAAATGACGGAGGCTCTGGTTTCATAAAGCGGACCATGTACACCAGGAATTTCAACAGATTCTACCGTGACCAAGGCGTGTTTGATCGACACAGCAAAAGTGTGCCACAGTTAAATCTGCTCCAGTTGCATGGCTCAGTGTATTGGTACAAAGACGATAGCGAGAACATTGAAGTCTCATACGACCTCGCTCGCGCAAAGACGCGAGTATCGGAAGTGCCGTGCATAGAGTCTGAATCTTTCAATGCTCTTGTGAATGATGAAAGTAGGAGCGATGATGATATAAGTTCGCTTGATATCAACATTGCGGTCGATCAAATTGAAGCGTTTTGGAAGAAGTACGAACAACTGCCAATCGTCAATCCAACAAAATGGAAATTTCACGAGACCGTTTTTGACGAGCACTACTATCAGATACTTCGCCTCCTCAGCTATGAACTAGAAAAGCCGAATTCCGTTTTTATCGTATTTGGATTTTCGTTTGCAGATGAGCATATCTTGAATTTGGTCAAGAGGTCTCTTTCAAACCCGACATTGAAAATGTTCGTTTGCTGTTTCGGTGATAAGGAGAAGGCCTCACTTCTGAAGAAATTTGAAGGCTTTGAAAACGTAGAACTTATCCGCGTAGAAGGAGACCTGAATTTCAAGGCCTTTAATGAAGAGGTCCTTACACTTGAACCGCCGTCAGCTGAAGCTCAGCCATGA
- a CDS encoding ATP-binding protein: MTIAIGEVIAVVGIEVTLRAFDSSNLETHFYKGQRYKGVSIREFIAIEHGFRDVVCIVEGEYLDERNIEYEGAQQRYIRKLKVRPIGYFEAEKFKDGIKFLPKISDSARLLSEAEISRIFERQESKNFAIGTLLKEGIEISLPWQRIFNTHFGIFGNTGSGKSNTLTKLFTVLFDNKFDKISKKSKFIFLDFNGEYTADQLANANRKKVIRLSTRTSSGDKFHLPDNEFWDAETLGILFQATANTQRPFLRRLIAGRAKFISLSDSLSRYIVSSFQKVLCSKEPKPEALELLKALARDLGVDDSLLGALNKVGFKKGNDSFHFIDGDGSWKYLSSNNDFYGERFEKAAKQIDATGIGGFQELQIRSDLQIIRDVLYGSVQYEHIHPLLRRIDAMKDDFAKVVSVSSEPTDSETITVISLRDCKQDVKKILPLLIAKHFYERHKATVSSPPDSTMHVIIDEAHNILSQQSVREAESWKDYRLELFEEIIKEGRKFGMFITLASQRPADISPTIISQLHNFFIHRLVNDRDLALLENTISTLDSVSRSQIPNLPQGACVITGTTFDIPMLVQVDRLPDNKKPDSRDVDLEELWS, translated from the coding sequence ATGACGATAGCAATTGGCGAAGTGATTGCGGTCGTTGGCATTGAGGTGACATTACGCGCGTTTGACAGTTCCAATTTAGAGACGCATTTCTACAAAGGCCAACGCTATAAGGGCGTCTCAATTAGGGAGTTCATCGCGATTGAGCATGGATTCCGGGATGTCGTTTGCATTGTCGAAGGCGAATATCTGGACGAACGAAACATTGAATATGAGGGAGCGCAGCAACGCTACATTCGAAAGCTCAAAGTACGCCCGATTGGCTACTTTGAAGCTGAAAAATTTAAAGACGGCATCAAGTTTCTGCCCAAGATCAGTGATTCAGCACGCTTGCTGTCAGAGGCGGAAATCAGTCGCATTTTCGAAAGACAGGAGAGTAAAAATTTTGCCATCGGAACGCTGTTGAAAGAAGGGATCGAAATTTCCCTGCCATGGCAAAGGATATTTAACACTCATTTCGGAATATTCGGTAATACGGGCAGCGGAAAATCGAATACTCTCACGAAACTTTTCACAGTTTTGTTTGACAACAAGTTCGATAAAATATCTAAAAAAAGCAAGTTTATATTTCTAGATTTCAATGGTGAATATACCGCCGATCAGCTGGCCAATGCCAATCGAAAGAAAGTCATTCGATTGTCAACGCGTACAAGCTCCGGGGACAAGTTTCATCTACCGGATAATGAGTTTTGGGACGCAGAAACGCTCGGAATACTATTCCAGGCCACTGCAAACACGCAAAGACCATTTCTTCGCCGCTTGATCGCAGGTCGGGCAAAATTCATATCATTATCCGACAGCCTATCACGATATATCGTTTCTAGCTTCCAGAAGGTTCTCTGCTCCAAGGAACCTAAACCTGAAGCGTTGGAGCTTTTGAAAGCGCTAGCTAGGGACTTAGGGGTTGATGACAGTCTTTTGGGAGCCTTGAACAAGGTAGGGTTCAAGAAGGGAAACGATTCATTTCACTTTATCGATGGCGACGGAAGTTGGAAGTACCTCAGCTCGAACAATGATTTTTATGGAGAAAGATTCGAAAAGGCAGCGAAGCAAATTGACGCTACCGGAATAGGCGGCTTTCAAGAGCTACAAATTCGCTCCGACCTCCAGATCATTCGGGACGTGCTGTACGGGTCCGTTCAGTATGAGCATATTCATCCGCTTTTGCGTCGTATTGATGCGATGAAGGATGATTTCGCGAAGGTCGTTTCCGTCTCCTCCGAGCCTACCGATTCAGAGACTATAACCGTGATCTCCCTTCGAGATTGCAAGCAGGATGTAAAGAAAATACTGCCGCTACTAATTGCAAAACATTTCTACGAAAGACATAAGGCGACTGTTTCGTCGCCCCCCGATTCAACCATGCATGTTATAATCGACGAAGCGCATAATATCCTTTCACAGCAATCAGTTCGTGAGGCTGAAAGTTGGAAAGACTATCGCCTGGAGTTGTTCGAGGAGATTATCAAAGAAGGGCGAAAATTCGGTATGTTTATAACCCTTGCTAGCCAACGGCCCGCAGATATTTCTCCGACAATCATATCTCAGTTACACAATTTCTTTATCCATCGCTTGGTCAATGACCGAGACTTAGCTCTCCTTGAGAATACGATCTCCACGCTGGATAGTGTTTCGCGCAGTCAAATCCCAAACCTGCCTCAAGGAGCCTGCGTGATAACGGGAACAACGTTTGACATCCCGATGCTGGTGCAAGTCGACAGGCTTCCGGACAACAAGAAGCCGGACAGCCGAGATGTCGATTTGGAGGAACTGTGGAGTTAG
- a CDS encoding DUF6998 domain-containing protein, with translation MLNALLSPLLRVQTHGRRGTSQGGSRRRDTKRVGFRGKAKLLLVLEVNEMAQLQEVYAGPLSAARKIAKKSKRDRKFTVSLVQLRALNKHALPAVRCGFSDAYTPYVAAPLKNAA, from the coding sequence ATGCTCAATGCACTCTTAAGTCCACTCTTAAGAGTGCAGACTCACGGGAGACGCGGAACTTCGCAAGGCGGTTCACGCCGGAGGGATACGAAACGAGTGGGGTTCCGAGGAAAGGCAAAATTACTGTTGGTCCTCGAAGTCAACGAGATGGCCCAGCTTCAAGAAGTCTACGCAGGGCCACTATCGGCTGCCCGGAAGATTGCAAAAAAGTCTAAGCGAGACCGGAAATTTACTGTTTCGCTCGTGCAATTACGAGCGCTAAACAAACATGCACTACCAGCTGTACGTTGCGGATTCAGTGATGCCTACACTCCGTATGTTGCGGCACCCCTGAAAAATGCGGCATAG
- the tnpA gene encoding IS66-like element accessory protein TnpA: MGHAVLLTGPERRRRWSLEDRAQILAEAFAPGAVVCEVARRFDVATGLIYTWRRQALAPEAGPAFVPAKLVDVPNNGDAAEPAVCVDFPSGVKVRIGAAAPCELAAAVMRALK, from the coding sequence ATGGGACATGCAGTTTTGCTGACGGGGCCGGAGCGGCGTCGGCGATGGTCGTTGGAAGATCGCGCCCAGATACTGGCCGAGGCTTTCGCGCCAGGCGCGGTGGTTTGCGAAGTCGCACGCCGTTTCGATGTTGCGACTGGGCTGATCTATACTTGGCGACGGCAAGCTTTGGCGCCGGAAGCCGGTCCGGCGTTCGTCCCGGCCAAGCTCGTTGACGTTCCGAACAATGGTGATGCGGCCGAGCCGGCCGTGTGCGTGGACTTCCCGAGTGGCGTGAAGGTGAGGATTGGCGCGGCAGCGCCATGCGAGCTGGCAGCCGCGGTCATGCGAGCGCTCAAATGA
- the tnpB gene encoding IS66 family insertion sequence element accessory protein TnpB (TnpB, as the term is used for proteins encoded by IS66 family insertion elements, is considered an accessory protein, since TnpC, encoded by a neighboring gene, is a DDE family transposase.) has product MIPISSGVRVWIASGHCDMRKGMQGLALLVQEGLGRDPFKGDVFVFRGRSGRLIKALWHDGIGLSLYAKRLERGRFIWPATEDGAIALTAGQMSYLLEGIDWRNPQQTWRPTSAG; this is encoded by the coding sequence ATGATCCCGATCAGTTCCGGGGTGCGGGTGTGGATCGCGAGCGGTCACTGCGACATGCGCAAGGGCATGCAGGGTCTGGCACTGCTGGTGCAGGAGGGCCTCGGCCGCGATCCGTTTAAGGGTGACGTCTTCGTCTTTCGCGGTCGCAGCGGCCGACTGATAAAGGCCCTTTGGCATGATGGGATCGGCCTATCGCTGTACGCGAAGCGGCTCGAGCGCGGCCGCTTCATTTGGCCGGCGACGGAGGATGGTGCGATCGCGCTGACCGCCGGTCAGATGTCCTATCTGCTGGAGGGGATTGATTGGCGAAACCCGCAACAGACCTGGCGCCCGACCAGTGCCGGGTGA
- the tnpC gene encoding IS66 family transposase, with translation MENSPDLLPDDVAALRAELIAARAKGAQIEAELAVAKAKASDDLAVIARQKLRIEKLERQLYGPKAERRARLIDQMEFQLAELEMAATEDELAAEMAVAATVNVAGFTRNRPVKKPLPEHLPHERVVVPGPVSCQCCGGDRLRKLGEDITETLEVVPRQWKVIQTVREKFTCRDCEKISQAPAPFYAIPRGWAGPNLLAMILFDKFGQHLPLNRQVERFEREGVPLSLSTVADSIGACCAALTPLLKRIEAHTFAAERLHGDDTTVPVLAAGKTDIARSWVYVRDDRPFGGTAAPSAMFYYSRDRAGEHPQAHLAGYSSILQADAYGGYTKLYLPDRRPGPITEAACWVHARRPFYAMADVEANARRRAQGKTPAVISPIALEMVQRIDALFDIERDINGQSAEFRKSVRQERSKPLVLELEAWMKAQRAKLSRDHDLAKAFDYLLNRWPAFTLFLDDGRVCLSNNAAERALRGIALGRKSWLFAGSDRGGQRAAAMYSLIVSAKMNGVDPQAWLADVLHRIAGYPAHRIDEFLPWNWKSASPAAHMHAA, from the coding sequence ATGGAAAACAGCCCCGATTTGCTTCCCGACGATGTTGCCGCCCTGCGAGCAGAGCTCATCGCGGCACGCGCCAAGGGCGCCCAGATCGAGGCTGAACTTGCCGTTGCCAAAGCCAAAGCGTCCGACGATCTTGCTGTCATTGCCCGGCAGAAGCTGCGCATCGAAAAACTCGAGCGGCAGCTTTACGGCCCGAAGGCAGAGCGTCGCGCCCGGCTGATCGATCAGATGGAGTTCCAACTGGCGGAGTTGGAGATGGCGGCGACCGAGGACGAACTCGCGGCCGAAATGGCGGTGGCGGCCACCGTCAATGTCGCCGGCTTTACCCGCAACCGGCCGGTGAAGAAGCCTTTGCCCGAGCATCTTCCGCACGAACGCGTCGTCGTGCCCGGTCCCGTGAGCTGCCAGTGCTGTGGTGGCGACCGACTGCGCAAGCTGGGCGAGGACATCACCGAGACCCTCGAGGTCGTTCCGCGCCAATGGAAGGTGATCCAGACGGTGCGCGAGAAGTTCACCTGCCGCGATTGCGAAAAGATCAGCCAGGCGCCGGCCCCTTTCTATGCCATCCCGCGTGGATGGGCCGGCCCCAATCTCCTGGCGATGATCCTGTTCGACAAGTTCGGCCAGCACCTGCCGCTCAACCGTCAGGTCGAGCGCTTCGAACGCGAAGGCGTTCCGCTCAGCCTGTCGACGGTGGCCGACAGCATCGGAGCTTGCTGTGCCGCACTCACTCCGCTCCTCAAACGGATCGAAGCCCATACGTTTGCGGCGGAGCGATTGCACGGTGACGACACGACGGTTCCGGTCCTGGCGGCAGGAAAGACCGATATTGCCCGAAGTTGGGTCTATGTCCGCGACGATCGCCCGTTCGGCGGCACGGCTGCACCATCGGCGATGTTCTACTATTCCCGTGACCGCGCGGGCGAGCACCCGCAGGCGCATCTCGCCGGCTATAGCAGCATTCTGCAGGCGGACGCCTATGGCGGATACACCAAGCTCTATCTTCCGGATCGACGGCCCGGCCCGATAACGGAAGCAGCCTGCTGGGTCCATGCGAGGCGGCCCTTCTACGCGATGGCCGACGTCGAGGCGAATGCGCGCCGACGAGCGCAGGGCAAGACGCCGGCTGTCATCTCGCCGATCGCCCTGGAGATGGTGCAGCGAATCGATGCCCTGTTCGACATCGAGCGCGACATCAACGGTCAGAGCGCGGAGTTCCGAAAGTCGGTTCGTCAGGAGCGCAGCAAACCCTTGGTCCTGGAGCTGGAAGCGTGGATGAAGGCTCAGCGTGCCAAGCTGTCGCGCGATCATGATCTCGCCAAGGCCTTCGATTACCTGCTGAACCGCTGGCCGGCCTTCACCCTCTTCCTCGATGACGGGCGTGTTTGCCTCTCGAACAATGCCGCCGAACGCGCCCTGCGCGGCATAGCTTTGGGCAGGAAATCGTGGTTATTCGCCGGATCGGACCGCGGTGGCCAGCGCGCCGCCGCCATGTACAGCTTGATTGTCTCGGCCAAGATGAACGGCGTCGATCCGCAAGCCTGGCTCGCCGACGTACTTCACCGCATCGCCGGTTATCCCGCGCATCGCATCGATGAGTTCTTGCCTTGGAATTGGAAGAGCGCGTCGCCAGCGGCGCACATGCACGCGGCCTGA
- a CDS encoding DUF6998 domain-containing protein: MCEQDVCDAACTDVQQHILQIFHLQKRLKEVNGRYRWAGLGNLLGDFGEFIAIRHYGLKKAGSGSRDYDATWRDQTVQIKVARHSKRGKHPAKAAG, translated from the coding sequence ATGTGTGAACAGGACGTTTGCGATGCTGCTTGTACCGACGTGCAGCAGCACATTCTTCAAATATTCCACCTTCAGAAGCGGCTTAAAGAAGTCAATGGACGATACAGGTGGGCTGGCCTCGGAAATCTACTCGGTGATTTTGGAGAGTTTATAGCTATACGCCACTACGGTTTGAAGAAGGCGGGGTCCGGGTCACGGGACTACGACGCTACGTGGCGTGATCAAACGGTTCAGATCAAAGTAGCTCGACACTCGAAACGAGGTAAGCATCCGGCGAAGGCCGCAGGCTGA
- a CDS encoding recombinase family protein, producing the protein MPVIFYARVSTAEQNIDHQTAQARAAGFVIDEIIADHGISGISTCLADRPQGKRLFDKLRTGDTLVVRWVDRLGRNYSDVTDTIRHFIRQGVVIRTVINGMTFDGSTTDPMQQAVRDSLISFMAAMAQAQSEVTKEAQKAGIMAAKRDSRKYPGKKPSYTRRDFETIQEMLMAGSGASFIARETGLTRQTILRIKTDPVAAEAALSRWRL; encoded by the coding sequence ATGCCCGTCATTTTCTATGCTCGCGTTTCCACCGCAGAACAGAATATTGATCACCAGACCGCCCAAGCTCGGGCGGCTGGTTTCGTCATCGACGAAATCATTGCCGATCACGGCATATCAGGTATCAGCACGTGTCTTGCTGATCGTCCCCAAGGAAAGCGGCTTTTCGACAAGCTTCGGACGGGCGATACCCTCGTTGTCCGTTGGGTGGACCGGCTTGGCCGCAATTACAGTGATGTGACAGACACAATCCGCCACTTCATCCGGCAGGGCGTTGTGATCCGGACAGTCATAAACGGCATGACATTCGATGGCTCGACTACAGACCCCATGCAGCAGGCGGTGCGGGATTCACTCATTTCGTTCATGGCTGCGATGGCACAGGCTCAGTCAGAGGTAACGAAGGAGGCTCAGAAGGCTGGGATCATGGCGGCGAAACGCGATAGCCGGAAGTACCCCGGCAAGAAGCCGAGCTACACCCGTCGCGATTTTGAAACGATCCAGGAGATGCTGATGGCTGGTTCCGGAGCGTCCTTCATAGCGAGGGAAACAGGTTTGACGAGGCAGACAATACTCCGGATCAAAACTGACCCAGTTGCGGCGGAAGCGGCCTTATCGCGATGGAGATTGTGA